One Cloacibacillus sp. DNA segment encodes these proteins:
- the rpsK gene encoding 30S ribosomal protein S11 has translation MAKRVQRSRKRKEKKNVSYGVAHIYSTFNNTIVTLTDKQGNALSWASGGNVGFKGTRKSTPYAAQMSAAQAAKVAQDHGVVEIDVVVKGPGLGRESAIRSLQAAGLQVNVIRDATPIPHNGCRPPKRRRV, from the coding sequence TTGGCCAAACGCGTACAGCGCAGCCGTAAGCGCAAAGAGAAAAAGAACGTCAGTTATGGTGTCGCGCATATCTACTCGACATTCAACAACACCATCGTGACACTTACAGACAAGCAGGGCAACGCCCTTTCATGGGCCTCAGGCGGAAACGTCGGTTTCAAGGGGACCCGTAAGTCGACCCCGTACGCCGCGCAGATGTCGGCGGCACAGGCGGCAAAGGTTGCCCAGGACCACGGAGTAGTGGAAATTGACGTCGTAGTCAAGGGCCCCGGCCTCGGGCGTGAGTCTGCCATCCGTTCGCTTCAGGCGGCGGGGCTGCAGGTAAACGTAATCCGCGACGCAACGCCGATCCCGCACAACGGATGCCGTCCGCCCAAGCGGCGCCGCGTGTAG
- a CDS encoding ATP-binding cassette domain-containing protein translates to MPLTVKELSYTYNKGLPTEHPALHNISFEVAAGEIVSVLGHTGSGKSTLAQHLNALIIPQSGTVSVDGTDTLAGTAAAREARRKVGLVFQYPEEQIFAETVAEEIAFAPRNWGIGAEEIKEIIPKAIRAVGLDEKILHASPYNISGGQKRRVAIASVIAAAPSYLVLDEPTAGLDGSASLELVETLRNFAKEGMGIIHITHDIELALELSAKILVLEEGRALSWASPHETAALICEKKIKGLAVPEVLALAKRLKAAGKIETLAWSPEELVNRLAPAAEEKII, encoded by the coding sequence ATGCCGCTGACCGTTAAAGAACTCAGCTACACCTACAACAAGGGACTGCCGACCGAACATCCGGCACTGCACAACATCTCCTTTGAAGTCGCCGCCGGAGAGATCGTCTCCGTCCTGGGCCATACGGGAAGCGGAAAATCGACCCTCGCGCAGCATCTCAACGCCCTGATAATACCGCAAAGCGGCACGGTCTCCGTCGACGGTACAGACACATTGGCCGGAACAGCCGCCGCCCGCGAGGCGCGCCGGAAAGTCGGCCTCGTATTCCAATACCCGGAAGAACAGATATTTGCCGAAACCGTGGCGGAGGAGATCGCCTTCGCGCCGCGAAACTGGGGGATCGGGGCGGAAGAGATAAAAGAGATCATACCCAAGGCGATCAGGGCCGTCGGCCTTGATGAAAAAATACTCCACGCGTCGCCCTATAACATCTCAGGCGGGCAGAAGCGCAGGGTGGCGATCGCCTCCGTCATTGCGGCGGCTCCCTCCTATCTCGTCCTGGACGAGCCGACGGCGGGACTGGACGGCAGCGCCTCTCTGGAGTTAGTCGAAACACTCAGAAATTTTGCCAAAGAGGGGATGGGGATAATCCACATCACCCACGACATAGAGCTGGCGCTGGAGCTCAGCGCGAAGATACTGGTCCTTGAAGAGGGACGGGCGCTCTCTTGGGCCTCCCCGCACGAGACCGCGGCGCTGATATGCGAAAAAAAAATAAAGGGCCTGGCCGTCCCGGAGGTACTGGCGCTGGCAAAGCGGCTCAAAGCGGCGGGAAAGATAGAGACCCTCGCCTGGAGCCCCGAGGAATTGGTAAACAGACTCGCTCCGGCGGCGGAGGAAAAAATTATCTGA
- the truA gene encoding tRNA pseudouridine(38-40) synthase TruA, with translation MNRYAAEVSYDGGKFFGWQIQPELPTVQQALEEAISKINGRHTPVAGAGRTDTGVHAKGQVCSFDMDREWEPRRLLLAVNAHLPEGVSLMRAAAVRGDFHARFSAKEREYRYFIWNASAIYPHIKGKACWIKPQRYNWGAAAAAAKELLGSHDFRNFCRLEGNEQSTVRKITKIRLIDRRPLVVLQIKGDGFLHNMVRIILGNLEMAALGQISPAQIRELFDTEKSSRSDGGRTFPACGLYLWKISYGEKLWQTGRP, from the coding sequence ATGAACCGCTACGCGGCGGAGGTCAGCTACGACGGCGGCAAATTTTTCGGCTGGCAGATACAGCCGGAGCTGCCCACCGTGCAGCAGGCGCTTGAGGAGGCCATCTCCAAAATAAACGGCCGCCATACGCCGGTCGCGGGCGCCGGACGCACCGATACCGGCGTACACGCGAAGGGGCAGGTCTGTTCATTTGATATGGACCGCGAATGGGAGCCGCGCCGGCTGCTGCTCGCGGTCAACGCGCACCTGCCGGAGGGAGTCAGCCTCATGAGGGCCGCCGCCGTGCGCGGCGATTTCCATGCCCGCTTCAGCGCCAAAGAGAGAGAATATCGCTACTTCATCTGGAACGCGAGCGCCATATACCCCCATATAAAGGGAAAAGCCTGCTGGATAAAGCCGCAGCGTTACAACTGGGGCGCGGCGGCGGCGGCGGCAAAGGAGCTGCTCGGCAGCCATGACTTCAGAAACTTCTGCCGCCTTGAGGGAAACGAACAGAGCACCGTCCGGAAAATTACAAAGATACGCCTCATCGACAGAAGGCCGCTTGTAGTCCTGCAGATAAAGGGAGACGGTTTCCTGCACAACATGGTGCGCATCATCCTCGGCAATCTGGAGATGGCCGCTCTGGGGCAGATAAGCCCGGCGCAGATAAGAGAGCTGTTTGATACGGAAAAGAGCAGCCGCTCCGACGGAGGCCGGACCTTCCCGGCCTGCGGCCTCTACCTGTGGAAAATATCATACGGCGAAAAATTGTGGCAGACGGGCCGACCGTAA
- the rpmJ gene encoding 50S ribosomal protein L36 produces MKVRPSVKPICEYCRIIKRHGVVRVICSRNPRHKQRQGARR; encoded by the coding sequence ATGAAAGTAAGACCGTCGGTCAAACCTATATGTGAATATTGCAGAATTATCAAGCGTCACGGAGTAGTGCGCGTGATCTGCAGCAGAAACCCGCGCCATAAGCAGCGTCAGGGAGCAAGGAGGTAG
- a CDS encoding ATP-binding cassette domain-containing protein, with protein MAQERQFVLKGAEFCYPNASEKILKGIDLEIRAGEWVALLGSNGSGKSTLLKLLSALLFPTQGLCFVEGRNTAEAKSGELRGVSAIVFQNPEDQIVAATVEEEVAFGPENLGCPPAEISARVEEALAATGLTERRENLVSALSGGQKQRLALAGALAMHPRAILLDEAMSMLDPQSRGDFTKIIAAEHKRGRTIVEVTHRLDEIRGADRVIVLADGVIAMEMPAREFLRKSDAELRAMNLSKPPLERLYELLAERGLIPEDTEASVENIGEKLLCR; from the coding sequence ATGGCTCAAGAAAGACAATTCGTACTCAAAGGCGCGGAGTTTTGTTATCCGAATGCCTCTGAAAAGATACTCAAGGGTATCGATTTAGAAATCCGCGCCGGAGAGTGGGTTGCGCTTCTTGGTTCAAACGGTTCCGGAAAATCCACGCTCCTAAAACTTTTAAGCGCCCTGCTGTTCCCCACGCAGGGCCTTTGTTTTGTGGAGGGGCGGAATACCGCCGAGGCTAAGAGCGGCGAACTGCGCGGCGTCTCGGCGATCGTCTTCCAAAACCCCGAAGACCAGATCGTCGCCGCCACCGTGGAAGAGGAGGTCGCCTTCGGCCCGGAAAACCTCGGCTGCCCACCGGCGGAGATATCGGCGCGGGTCGAAGAGGCGCTGGCGGCGACCGGACTGACTGAGCGAAGAGAGAACCTGGTATCCGCCCTCTCGGGCGGCCAGAAACAGCGGCTGGCCCTCGCCGGCGCGCTTGCGATGCATCCGCGGGCGATCCTGCTCGACGAAGCCATGTCGATGCTTGACCCACAGTCGCGCGGTGACTTCACAAAGATCATCGCGGCGGAGCACAAAAGAGGGCGGACGATAGTGGAGGTCACTCACAGGCTGGACGAGATCAGAGGGGCTGACAGGGTGATCGTTCTTGCGGACGGCGTTATCGCGATGGAGATGCCGGCGCGGGAGTTCCTGCGTAAAAGCGACGCGGAGCTGCGCGCGATGAATCTCAGTAAACCGCCTTTGGAGCGTCTTTACGAACTGCTTGCGGAGCGCGGCCTGATACCGGAGGATACAGAGGCCTCCGTCGAAAACATCGGAGAAAAACTGCTATGCCGCTGA
- a CDS encoding DNA-directed RNA polymerase subunit alpha, protein MEHDRHEIIVQESTPSYGKITVEPLERGYGVTLGNSLRRVLLSSISGAAVVAVRVEGVLHEFSTIPGVKEDVIELLVNLKHIPVRCHSTSVRTLHLEAKGPKAVTVSDIDPDSEVEFPDPEAYICTLEEGHSLSMDIYVATGTGYAPIDRPRASYLPVDALQTDALFSPVQRVKYDIQDKRMGQRTDYDSLTLEIWTNGVVTPESAVIQASRILKGYYSSIVDLLAGPGTSALDEIIKNDEASRAAAMGGSKGFDAHSGLSGFQMGENSIYSRPVRDLELSVRSENCLLRGGVHMIGELVSRTRDDLLKIRNLGKISLKEIEEKLAKFDLHLSGDISTLLDDDDEDLDDNEQNLKEE, encoded by the coding sequence ATGGAGCATGATCGTCATGAGATCATAGTACAGGAATCCACCCCGTCATACGGTAAGATTACCGTTGAGCCTCTGGAAAGAGGCTACGGAGTAACACTGGGCAATTCATTGCGCCGTGTTCTGCTCTCCTCAATCAGCGGGGCGGCGGTCGTCGCCGTGCGCGTTGAGGGAGTCCTGCATGAATTCAGCACAATTCCGGGAGTTAAAGAGGACGTTATCGAACTTCTGGTAAATCTGAAGCATATTCCCGTTCGCTGCCATTCAACATCGGTGCGCACCCTTCATCTCGAAGCCAAGGGACCGAAGGCTGTTACGGTGTCGGATATCGATCCCGACAGCGAAGTTGAATTTCCCGATCCGGAGGCGTACATCTGTACGCTTGAAGAGGGACATTCTCTGTCGATGGACATCTACGTCGCTACCGGCACCGGTTACGCGCCGATAGACCGTCCGCGCGCCTCCTACCTGCCGGTGGATGCGCTTCAGACAGACGCCCTCTTTTCTCCCGTGCAGCGCGTGAAGTACGACATCCAGGACAAACGTATGGGACAGCGTACCGACTACGACAGTCTTACGCTGGAGATCTGGACCAACGGCGTTGTGACCCCTGAGTCCGCAGTCATCCAGGCCAGCCGTATCCTCAAAGGATACTACTCCTCGATTGTGGATTTGCTTGCCGGCCCCGGAACAAGCGCTCTTGATGAGATCATCAAGAACGACGAGGCCTCGCGCGCGGCGGCGATGGGCGGAAGCAAGGGTTTTGACGCGCACAGCGGACTCTCCGGTTTCCAGATGGGAGAGAACTCGATCTACTCACGTCCTGTGAGAGACCTTGAGCTTTCGGTGCGCAGTGAAAACTGCCTGCTCCGCGGCGGAGTCCATATGATAGGCGAACTTGTCTCCAGGACGAGGGACGACCTTCTGAAAATCCGCAACCTCGGTAAAATCTCCCTCAAAGAGATCGAGGAGAAACTGGCCAAATTCGACCTTCATCTCAGCGGCGATATCAGTACCCTGCTTGATGATGACGACGAGGATTTGGATGATAACGAACAGAATCTGAAGGAGGAATAA
- the rpsM gene encoding 30S ribosomal protein S13 yields the protein MARLAGVDLPREKRIEIALTYIFGIGPAVANDIIKVTGIDPNTRVKDLSEEEEQKLRAEIEDNRLVEGDLRRDIAMNIKRLMDIGCYRGLRHRQGLPVRGQRTKTNARTRKGPKRTVAGKKKATK from the coding sequence ATGGCTCGTTTAGCCGGTGTTGACCTGCCGCGTGAGAAGAGGATCGAAATAGCCCTTACCTATATTTTTGGTATTGGGCCGGCAGTTGCGAACGATATCATAAAGGTCACGGGGATTGATCCCAATACCCGTGTGAAGGACCTGTCAGAGGAAGAAGAGCAGAAACTTCGCGCTGAAATTGAAGACAACCGCCTGGTAGAAGGTGACCTTCGCCGCGACATAGCGATGAACATCAAGCGTCTCATGGACATAGGCTGCTACCGCGGACTCAGACACCGTCAGGGTCTCCCCGTCAGAGGCCAGAGGACAAAGACGAACGCCCGTACTCGCAAAGGTCCGAAGAGGACTGTCGCGGGCAAGAAGAAAGCCACCAAATAA
- a CDS encoding adenylate kinase, giving the protein MRIILLGAPGAGKGTQADSIKGKYPVAHISTGDILRANVKAGTELGKSAKGYMDAGKLVPDEVIIGMMEKRLLEADCKEGFLLDGFPRTIGQAEALDLMLAKLGIKLDAVVSFEIDDDTVVGRLTARRVCKQCGEIYNTVLKPEAKEGVCDKCGGEVIQRDDDKESVIRNRLSVFHEQTSPLIDYYGKKGLLVTVDATGGKDAVLKILEQRKG; this is encoded by the coding sequence ATGAGGATCATTCTTCTTGGAGCGCCGGGAGCCGGCAAAGGCACACAGGCTGACAGTATTAAGGGCAAATATCCCGTAGCGCATATATCGACGGGCGATATTCTCCGCGCCAATGTCAAGGCGGGGACGGAGCTCGGCAAGAGCGCGAAAGGATATATGGACGCGGGAAAGCTTGTGCCTGACGAAGTGATCATTGGCATGATGGAAAAGCGTCTTCTGGAAGCCGACTGCAAAGAGGGTTTTCTCCTTGACGGTTTTCCCCGCACTATCGGGCAGGCCGAAGCTCTGGACCTGATGCTCGCAAAGCTCGGCATCAAGCTTGACGCGGTGGTCAGCTTTGAGATAGACGACGATACCGTCGTCGGCAGGCTTACGGCAAGAAGAGTCTGCAAACAGTGCGGCGAGATCTACAACACGGTACTCAAGCCCGAGGCGAAAGAGGGCGTCTGTGATAAGTGCGGCGGCGAGGTGATTCAGCGTGACGACGACAAAGAAAGCGTCATCCGCAACCGTCTCTCCGTATTCCACGAACAGACATCCCCGCTCATAGATTACTACGGTAAGAAGGGGCTGCTCGTTACAGTTGACGCCACCGGCGGCAAAGACGCGGTCCTTAAGATACTTGAGCAGCGGAAAGGCTGA
- the infA gene encoding translation initiation factor IF-1: MAKEEVIEVKGKVVEPLPNAMFRVELENGHKILAHVSGKMRMHFIRILPGDKVLLQLSPYDLTRGRITYRYK, encoded by the coding sequence ATGGCCAAAGAAGAAGTAATTGAAGTAAAGGGCAAGGTAGTGGAGCCGCTGCCAAATGCCATGTTCCGCGTTGAGCTGGAAAATGGCCACAAGATACTGGCTCATGTCTCGGGCAAAATGCGCATGCATTTTATCAGGATACTGCCGGGCGATAAAGTTCTTTTGCAACTCTCGCCTTACGACCTGACGCGCGGTAGGATAACATACAGATACAAGTAG
- a CDS encoding KOW domain-containing RNA-binding protein translates to MGVSSSTYKEGFSTGDVVIMRRGKYAGKPFAVMGACDGRILIANGAEYTAAKPKKKNVIHLQQTHYNLEDVAGRVAGGKPLDNGWLMQKISKLLENSGTSCEQEDEAAEWPKKK, encoded by the coding sequence ATGGGAGTAAGCTCCTCCACATATAAAGAGGGGTTCAGTACCGGGGATGTCGTCATCATGCGCCGCGGTAAATACGCGGGTAAACCATTCGCTGTGATGGGAGCCTGTGACGGCAGGATACTGATAGCTAACGGGGCCGAATACACAGCGGCGAAGCCCAAGAAAAAGAATGTTATTCATCTGCAACAAACGCACTATAATCTCGAAGATGTGGCTGGGCGTGTCGCTGGCGGGAAACCTCTGGACAACGGCTGGTTGATGCAGAAAATTTCCAAGCTTTTGGAAAACAGCGGCACATCTTGCGAACAGGAGGATGAAGCTGCCGAATGGCCAAAGAAGAAGTAA
- the rpsD gene encoding 30S ribosomal protein S4 yields the protein MSRYTGPVCRLCRAEGAKLFLKGDRCYTAKCGLTKRNSKPGQHGTRRGKMSEYGLRLREKQKLRRFYGINETQFSTIYKKATGMSGQTGHNFLQLLERRLDNVVYRLGLGVSRSQARQLVCHGHFTVNGRKLDIPSALLKVGDVVAVAEGSRDVPTIKQNAEASASRSIPAWLEFNPEAMSGSLVAVPVREQIDVPVNEQLVVEFYAR from the coding sequence ATGAGCAGATACACAGGACCTGTCTGCCGGCTTTGCCGCGCAGAGGGCGCCAAGCTCTTTTTGAAGGGAGACCGCTGCTACACAGCGAAGTGCGGACTCACAAAGCGTAATTCAAAGCCCGGTCAGCACGGAACACGCCGCGGCAAGATGAGCGAATATGGACTCCGTCTCCGTGAGAAGCAGAAGCTTCGCCGCTTCTACGGCATCAACGAGACCCAGTTCAGCACAATATACAAGAAGGCTACAGGGATGTCCGGCCAGACAGGCCATAACTTCCTCCAGCTTCTGGAACGCCGTCTTGACAACGTCGTATACCGTCTTGGCCTTGGTGTAAGCCGCAGCCAGGCGCGTCAGCTTGTCTGCCATGGACACTTTACTGTCAACGGCCGCAAGCTCGACATACCCAGCGCGCTCCTGAAGGTCGGAGATGTCGTCGCAGTCGCCGAAGGCAGCCGTGACGTCCCGACGATCAAGCAGAACGCCGAAGCGTCAGCAAGCCGCAGCATTCCCGCGTGGCTTGAATTTAACCCGGAAGCAATGTCAGGCTCGTTAGTCGCAGTACCGGTCCGTGAGCAGATAGACGTACCAGTAAACGAACAGCTTGTTGTTGAATTCTATGCACGTTAG
- a CDS encoding Ig-like domain-containing protein, with translation LLLLLFTALAAPSAARAATAPVEPASDDRGVYLLSEPGHLLWFRETVNGGSAKINAKLTKDIDLSEGGSPSHWTPIGQYISGDIKDKGYTGKFDGGGFTVSGYIVASADVVSADDGGNLATGFFGLVGQSAEIRGLTVGGVVSVDISGNTDDIYAGGITGVNGGTITDCASGGEVSASGSNVNYVGGIAGLNNNTIKNCANNGGVSASGGSTNDAGGIVGTSFGYTTANCANSGDVSAFGDDTSSNSAGGIAGFNSDTITNCVHSGGTVSAFGGSSNSAGGISGYFYGKITNCANSGGTVTASGSSDNFAGGISGISGGTITNNAHSGGDVSASGGSENYAGGISGYNATGNKVNISNSCWPAGDLEAVGSGDKGPDAVSTDVLSLEAAEMQKVVTTVLPVERRLSVEVGGSAPALISYPGTAEDMTDYLSVSGDITVASPEIAGISGRWPCAVSGIKPGVTAASFDIDLRATDFSSIKSGPKPVAKSCVTAPLCFTVAVGEVPVSDVSLDLTELALKIGESKTLTAAVKPENATDKALLWTSSNPAVAAVDDTGKVTALSVGTTVVTAKAGEKSAACAVTVVQPKRGGSSHGCAAGLGTLSMLTLIPLWLRRKKR, from the coding sequence TTACTCCTGCTCCTCTTCACGGCGCTCGCCGCGCCCTCCGCCGCGCGGGCGGCGACAGCCCCCGTGGAACCGGCCTCGGACGACCGGGGCGTCTATCTGCTCTCCGAACCGGGCCATCTCCTCTGGTTCCGTGAGACGGTCAACGGCGGCAGCGCGAAGATCAACGCGAAACTCACAAAGGACATCGACCTCTCGGAGGGCGGCAGCCCCTCGCACTGGACCCCGATCGGTCAATACATATCTGGCGATATAAAAGATAAAGGCTATACCGGCAAATTCGACGGCGGCGGCTTCACCGTGAGCGGCTATATCGTCGCCTCCGCCGACGTGGTGAGCGCGGACGATGGCGGCAACCTCGCCACGGGGTTCTTCGGCCTCGTTGGCCAAAGCGCCGAGATCCGCGGCCTCACCGTCGGCGGCGTCGTCAGCGTTGACATCAGCGGTAATACAGACGATATCTACGCTGGCGGTATCACGGGAGTCAACGGCGGCACGATAACGGACTGCGCCAGCGGCGGCGAGGTCTCGGCCTCCGGCAGCAACGTCAACTACGTGGGCGGTATCGCGGGACTCAACAACAACACAATAAAGAACTGCGCCAACAACGGCGGCGTCTCGGCCTCCGGCGGCTCCACCAACGACGCGGGCGGTATCGTGGGAACCAGCTTCGGCTACACGACAGCCAACTGTGCCAACAGCGGCGACGTCTCGGCCTTCGGTGACGACACTAGCTCCAACAGCGCGGGCGGTATCGCGGGATTCAACAGCGACACGATAACCAACTGCGTCCACAGCGGCGGTACGGTCTCGGCCTTCGGCGGCAGCTCCAACAGCGCAGGCGGTATCTCGGGATACTTCTACGGCAAGATAACCAACTGCGCCAACAGCGGCGGCACGGTCACAGCATCCGGCAGCTCCGACAACTTCGCGGGCGGTATCTCGGGAATCAGCGGCGGCACGATAACCAACAACGCCCACAGCGGCGGTGACGTCTCGGCCTCCGGCGGCTCCGAGAACTACGCGGGCGGTATCTCGGGATACAACGCCACAGGTAATAAGGTAAACATATCCAACAGCTGCTGGCCCGCCGGCGATCTTGAGGCCGTCGGCTCCGGCGACAAGGGGCCGGACGCCGTCAGTACCGACGTCCTCTCCCTCGAGGCGGCGGAGATGCAAAAGGTCGTCACCACCGTCCTGCCAGTGGAGCGGAGGCTCTCCGTGGAGGTTGGCGGCTCCGCTCCCGCCCTCATCTCCTATCCGGGTACAGCGGAGGATATGACGGACTACCTCTCCGTCAGCGGCGATATCACCGTCGCTTCGCCGGAGATCGCCGGAATCTCCGGCCGCTGGCCCTGCGCCGTCTCCGGCATAAAACCGGGCGTGACGGCGGCGAGCTTCGACATTGACCTGCGGGCCACCGATTTCAGCAGTATCAAAAGCGGCCCCAAACCGGTAGCCAAGAGCTGCGTCACCGCCCCGCTCTGCTTCACCGTCGCCGTCGGCGAAGTCCCCGTCAGCGACGTCAGCCTCGACCTCACAGAGCTGGCGCTGAAGATAGGGGAGAGCAAAACGCTCACCGCGGCGGTAAAGCCGGAGAACGCGACAGATAAAGCGCTCCTCTGGACGAGCTCCAACCCGGCGGTCGCCGCGGTGGACGATACGGGCAAGGTAACGGCGCTGTCGGTCGGCACGACGGTCGTTACCGCGAAGGCCGGAGAAAAGAGCGCCGCCTGCGCGGTGACGGTAGTCCAGCCAAAGAGAGGCGGCTCCAGCCACGGCTGCGCCGCGGGGCTGGGCACGCTCTCCATGCTGACGCTGATACCGCTCTGGCTGCGAAGAAAGAAACGCTAA
- a CDS encoding energy-coupling factor transporter transmembrane component T, producing MAAFDKIALGQYIPAKSPVHTLDPRAKIILTIAVMAAVFMTHTLTAFVIWGILLLCLTRLSKIPPRVVAASARPVLILIIFTSLLHLFLTPGDVVAGIGRFTVTRQGIYLALTMSLRLACLVMYASLLTFTTSPSQISDGLEGLLSPLKRIGVPAHEIAMMITIALRFIPTLFEETGRIIKAQKSRGAEFDEGGLMKRAKAYIPVLIPLFVIIFRRAESLAVAMEARGYNGGAGRTRLKPLHWQTCDSAALAAFFAVSAAIVCGERFFPL from the coding sequence ATGGCAGCCTTTGATAAAATTGCGCTTGGCCAGTACATTCCAGCCAAGTCGCCGGTCCACACGCTCGATCCGCGCGCAAAAATAATCCTCACGATCGCCGTAATGGCCGCGGTCTTCATGACGCATACCCTGACGGCCTTCGTCATTTGGGGCATACTGCTTCTGTGCCTCACCAGGCTTTCTAAGATACCGCCGCGCGTCGTCGCCGCGTCGGCCCGTCCCGTCCTTATACTTATTATATTCACCTCGCTGCTGCACCTCTTTCTCACCCCCGGCGACGTCGTCGCCGGCATCGGCCGGTTTACGGTCACAAGACAGGGCATATACCTCGCGCTGACTATGTCGCTGCGGCTTGCCTGCCTCGTTATGTACGCCTCGCTGCTCACCTTCACCACCTCGCCGTCGCAGATATCGGACGGCCTTGAGGGGCTGCTTTCGCCGCTGAAACGTATCGGCGTCCCGGCGCACGAAATAGCGATGATGATCACGATCGCGCTGCGCTTTATCCCGACCCTCTTTGAGGAGACGGGGCGGATAATAAAGGCGCAGAAATCGCGCGGCGCGGAATTTGACGAAGGCGGGCTGATGAAACGCGCAAAGGCCTACATCCCCGTACTCATACCGCTCTTTGTAATCATCTTCCGGCGCGCCGAGAGCCTTGCGGTGGCGATGGAGGCGCGCGGCTACAACGGCGGCGCGGGGCGCACGCGCCTGAAACCGCTGCACTGGCAGACTTGCGACAGCGCGGCGCTCGCGGCCTTTTTCGCCGTCTCGGCGGCCATCGTCTGCGGAGAGAGGTTCTTTCCGTTATGA
- the map gene encoding type I methionyl aminopeptidase has protein sequence MITFKSDRDIAKMRRAGQIVADILKLMREMVKPGIDTLTLDEAAENLVKKAGAKPAFKGYKVPWVSVPFSGTICASINDEVVHGIPSKKRILEEGDIISIDTGASIEGFFGDAACTYAVGKISEERQRLLDLTLESLHKGAAAVKPGATLGDIGFAVENVVIPAGCGLVRDYAGHGIGHRLHEAPQVPNFGEPGSGITVKPRMTFCVEPMVMTGAEEVKTLSDGWTVVTKDGSDAAHFEYSLLVTDDGVEILTPWE, from the coding sequence ATGATCACATTTAAAAGCGATCGCGACATAGCCAAGATGCGCAGGGCAGGTCAGATCGTTGCTGACATTCTCAAATTAATGCGGGAAATGGTCAAGCCGGGAATCGATACCCTGACCCTTGACGAGGCGGCTGAAAATCTGGTAAAAAAAGCAGGTGCGAAGCCCGCCTTCAAGGGGTACAAGGTACCTTGGGTATCGGTCCCCTTTTCAGGCACGATCTGCGCTTCGATAAACGATGAAGTCGTGCACGGAATCCCCTCCAAAAAGAGAATTCTTGAAGAGGGAGATATCATCAGTATCGACACCGGCGCCTCAATCGAGGGCTTCTTCGGAGACGCGGCCTGCACCTATGCGGTGGGGAAGATAAGTGAAGAGCGACAGCGGCTGCTCGACCTTACACTTGAATCCCTGCACAAAGGCGCTGCTGCGGTAAAACCGGGGGCGACCCTCGGAGACATCGGGTTTGCGGTAGAAAACGTAGTGATCCCCGCCGGCTGCGGTCTTGTGAGAGACTATGCCGGACACGGCATCGGACACCGGCTGCACGAGGCGCCACAGGTTCCCAATTTTGGAGAGCCTGGAAGCGGTATAACCGTCAAACCGCGGATGACCTTTTGCGTAGAGCCGATGGTAATGACCGGGGCCGAAGAGGTAAAGACCCTCTCTGACGGATGGACCGTCGTAACGAAAGATGGAAGCGATGCCGCTCATTTTGAGTACAGCCTCCTTGTAACGGACGACGGCGTGGAGATACTTACGCCATGGGAGTAA
- the rplQ gene encoding 50S ribosomal protein L17 produces MRHRMNTRRLGRCSSHRWAMLGNMAASLFIEGSIVTTETRAKELRRVAEKLITKAKSGTLSDRRLVIARIPHKEAVIKLFDELGPKYAERNGGYTRIVKIGARVGDSSPMAVIQLVD; encoded by the coding sequence ATGAGACACCGCATGAACACAAGGCGGTTGGGACGCTGCAGTTCCCATAGGTGGGCCATGCTCGGTAATATGGCTGCCAGTCTCTTCATCGAGGGCAGCATAGTAACGACAGAGACGAGAGCGAAAGAGCTCCGCCGCGTCGCCGAAAAGCTTATCACCAAGGCTAAATCCGGCACGCTCAGCGATCGTCGTCTCGTGATCGCCCGCATCCCTCACAAAGAGGCGGTAATAAAGCTGTTTGATGAACTCGGACCCAAGTACGCCGAGCGCAACGGCGGCTACACAAGAATCGTAAAAATCGGCGCGCGCGTCGGCGACTCCTCTCCGATGGCGGTAATACAGCTGGTTGACTAA